Part of the Nicotiana tabacum cultivar K326 chromosome 20, ASM71507v2, whole genome shotgun sequence genome, TGATTTTCTAGACACTACCCCAATGCGAACCACGGtggcttttgtgcggtccgcggtgcaccCAATGCGGCTGCACCCCTTTTTGTGCGGGCCACGTTACACTGTTTCTGCAATATGTTCTGCAACTTTTGATCTTCTGTTCTGCAATTCATTTTCcatatctctttcattgtttGTGTCAATACTAACAAAGCTAGATGTTTGTGATTGCAGACAATGGTCAAACAAAGAggcaaaggctcgaaacaacccggccgaggtgattcctcccggggagggaagcaaaggatggtaaaactcactccccaggttagaaaaaacataaaggacatgaggaaagcaatcaaagtggctgacagagccattgacaactcgaggagtgagtacgagccctcctggGAGACCTCTTCAGATTTAGTCCCACTATACATCCCGTATCCGGAGAGGaccatacatagagacactcctcCCTCTTCCCCCGATACTCAAacttcaatcaacatttcttctggATCGTCTAAGGGCTCAGcggcaggtagtggggatgaatactctacctctctCATAGCATCAATATTTGGAGAGGGTGCTAAGggtgatgagggagatggggagttacctgggggtggtgtgcctcaggttgggggtgttgaccgGACTAGAAATCCCACTGTTTAGGAATATAGATTcgtcagccaggtggcgttccacaagtttagggaatggtggccgtcaCAAAAGTTGATTTttgagaggagcttcattgacagagaccttttacccctacaccccaatgtacatagacagtttcaagctcgagtgggttgggagttctttaaagataATTGTATGAATGCGAATGAGTacatggtcaaggagttttatagcaatgtggcccacatcttgaagggcactaaagtGACCAAAGTGCGAAACAAGAATGTGATATTTACCGggaaggcactaaatgaatacctggggttcaTTGAAGAAGACGAGTCCCTatacaatgaaaagttggcaatgggcgaggaggttcgtccatGGTTAGCTTCATATCTGGAAATCCCGGGTACGATTCCAGAGTGGTTTCAAGCAGGGGCCAAAATACTTCGTAGGACCTTTAACTTTGAGGCTaggggtggttgacttttgtgtgtaGTCGGCttgaccccactacccatgatcagactattccacttgcctgggttgt contains:
- the LOC107782922 gene encoding uncharacterized protein LOC107782922 isoform X2; its protein translation is MMNQKRTQANRNNRSNQKMPHIGWSKSIAALMDEKTMVKQRGKGSKQPGRGDSSRGGKQRMVKLTPQVRKNIKDMRKAIKVADRAIDNSRSEYEPSWETSSDLVPLYIPYPERTIHRDTPPSSPDTQTSINISSGSSKGSAAGSGDEYSTSLIASIFGEGAKGDEGDGELPGGGVPQVGGVDRTRNPTV
- the LOC107782922 gene encoding uncharacterized protein LOC107782922 isoform X1 produces the protein MMNQKKFSIPTRGEAYVIKSTRKKWKDYKYDLKNVYTTKYKTKDALLRNRPSHIPRDQWTGLLSYWFSDKAKKRTQANRNNRSNQKMPHIGWSKSIAALMDEKTMVKQRGKGSKQPGRGDSSRGGKQRMVKLTPQVRKNIKDMRKAIKVADRAIDNSRSEYEPSWETSSDLVPLYIPYPERTIHRDTPPSSPDTQTSINISSGSSKGSAAGSGDEYSTSLIASIFGEGAKGDEGDGELPGGGVPQVGGVDRTRNPTV